TGAAATTCAAGCTGAAGTATATATATTAGATCCATTAAAAAAAGAAAAAGTTGCTTTTGTTAACGAAGATGCCACTCAATTTTGATTTGCAAAAGACAAAGAAACTAAATATAATTTTGATGATTTTTTTAAAAAATATTTTGAAATTTATAATGATGAATTTGTTTTAGAAGTAAAATACAGTTCATTTAGTTTTTTTAATGAGTATGTTTTAGCTGTTAGACCAAAAGAATTTATTAAATTTACTAAATGATTTATGAAAGAAGTTGCATGAGGACCTGATTTGGTTACACTTGACAGTTTTTCAATAGTTAAAGGTGTTAAAGTTAATGGAAATGCTATAACTTTAGGGAGTCATACAACATTAAGAAAAGAAGAAAATAAAATTGAATTTTATCCTGATGCATTTTTTGGTTCATTACCTATTTATAGTCAACTAAGTGGGGATAATAACTGAAATGAAAGATTAACAACAGATGTATTTTCTGAAGCACAAACCAAAGAAAAAATAGATGATCTTATCTCATCCATTCCTTTAATTTCTACAATTGCTAATTCATCAAATTATAAATTTTCATTTCTTGGTATTGCAATTCCTAAAAAGTTAAAAAATCAAGAATTATATTTAGTTAAAAATAAAAATAACAATGATTATTTATTTTTAGATTTTGATAAAAAACCTACTGTTGATGAATTTAATAAATATTTAAAAAATAAAAATCAAAATGAAAAACAATATGATTTTAATGATATTAAAAAATATATTATATCTTCAACAGAAGCAAAAAGTGAAGAATTAGAATATGATGAAAAAGATAATACTAAAAAAATTAATGCTTCATTTTTAGCATTAACATTAGAAGAAATAGATGAAATTAAAAATATTAAAATAAATAATAATAAAATTAGAATTTCATTAGATGAAAATTATTTATCTAGCACATCACTTGTTAATTATGAAGTGTTAAAAAAATATCATGATAAACAAATAGAACATTTTTTAGATTTTTATGATGTTAAAGAACATAAAGGCAAAACATTATTTTCATACGTTAGTCCTTCTAGTTCAAAACAATGATTTTTCAAGTCGAAATTAAAAGCTATAAACACTTTGAAAGAACTTAAAGACTATAGCAAAATCACTGAAGAACAAAAAAAACATTTTAAATTTTTAAAAATCAATGATATTTTTGTTCAAGATTCCATTTTAACAATTAAATTAATTGACAATGAAAATGAAAAAAATGAGCAAATATTAAAATTTGATTCAAAAAATATGTCTGATGATGATCAAGAATTATTTGAGCAATTTAAATTATCGATAGGTTATAATGGTTCATTAAATCCAATTACTCTTTCATATGGTCCAGAAGAAAAAAATATTTTCAACAAATACGGAGAAGAACAAAAAGGATTAAATAGTAGATATTATAATATTTATGTTGAAAGATATAGTAATTTATTAGAAAAAATAACAAAAAAATACCCACATATATTGAGAAAAAGTAATGGGCCTCATATTGTGAAAAAAATTAATGATAAAGGATTTTATGAATATACAATTCAAGATGGGGAACATCACTCCTTTAAACCTGATGATAGAATTGGTTTAGCTTTAATTTTAGGTGCATTAGATGAAAAATTTGATGGATTTTCTTATGATTTTTTAAAATATGTTTCAGCTCATGAGTATGGACATCATTTTACACTTGATCAAATTAAAAATTTAAATTCAGTTAAAAATTCAATAATACTTGGTGCTATAGATCCGAGAACTGGGTTGTCTGATGATTCATTTTATTCAAAATATGCATTAAACAACTATTTAAAAGCAAGAAGTACACTTGATTTTACAACATCTCATGCTTTAGGTCATGAAACTAGCGATAGTTCATATATAAAATTTAAATTTTTAACTAAAAATGGTGAATGAAAAACTGAAACTAAAGATGAAGTATGAGGGTCTAGCAAAAAAAATGCAACAGCAATTGACATTTCGAAAAATAAATCTAGACGTTTTTTACAAACATGAAAAGGTATTGAAGAAGCTGCTAAAATTAGGGGTGTTAAAATTTCAGATTTATTTTTAGCCAATTCTTTAGATGAAAATTCAGGAACACTCAATCCAACAATAGGTGGAGAGAATAAAATTATTTATACATCAAAAGAAAATAATGAAAACAAAAAACAATGAGAAGTTGTTGATGCCAAAAAAATTATTTCTGAATTAAAAGACGGTGTAGGTAACCCTATATTAAATGCAGTTAAATTTAAAGGTAATAATGTTAATAATTTTGATCTTGAAATTGTTCAAATTGTTGACAACAAAGCTGTAAAAATAAATCTTTTTGATCGTGATGGGAATCCGCTTATTAATGTGCCATTAAACGAAGACTTAGATGATGCGACTAAAGAATACATTAAAAGTGAAACAAAAAAAATTAGTAACATTATTAAAAGTATTGTTGTTTTAGAATGAAATGAAAGCGGATGAGATAGACTTGATACAAAAATCGGTGGGAAAATAGAGTTCACTTCAAAATATTTACTACCTCCCCCTAATAACTGACTTATCCCAAGAGAAGAAAATTGAAAATATGATTTGTTTGACTATGAAATTAAAACTAGAACAAGAAACAATAATGTTGTCCCTAAGGATGCTTATGGATTTAATAATGCTATACTTGAAAGCCGAACTTCTTCAAATTACTATAGTGCATTTAATTTAAATAAAGAATCATATGCTTTTAATGATGACCAAAATAAAAATGATAAAATTTCAAAGCAAAATTCATTATTCAATAATGCTTATGTTTTTTCTTCAAGTTCTGAAAAAGCAACAGAAGGAATTGTGGGTGCATGATGACAATATTTCCTAAGTGTTAATGATTCTGGAAAAGTTTTTGCCTTTGTAGAAAAAAACAAAAACAATAATTATGAAATAAAAGAGAAATTTACTTTCCCATTAAATGATAGTTCTAAATTTCTTAAAAATTTACATGATAGTTCTTCTGATCCTACACCTTGACCTAAAATACTTCAACAAATTTTGAAAAATGAAAATTTAGCAAAATTTCAAAAAAATATTCATACTGAAATAATTAAATCTTTAGAATCAGAAAATGGAATTTTTAAATTTGTTAATCAAAATAATCAAATAATTGATTTTGGGGAATTTTTACTTAATAAAAAAACATTGTCTAAAGATGAATTAAAAAATAAATATGCTACTTCTTTTGAAAAAATAATTTTATATAATTATGAAAATATTTTTAATATTCAAAATAATTTTTACAATTCTTTTGTTAAAAAATATCATTTAAAAGTTGATGGTGAAGCATATATTTCATTAGCTTTTGATAGTTTAAATGAACTTTTAAATTTTTCTTCAATTGATTATTCAAAAGCTAAAATTGAAAATATTGAATTTAAAAATAATAAAGAAGAATATATTATTAATTGAGATATTAATTATGTAAAAACTAAATTTGATTTAGAAGAATTTAAAAAAGGTGTTCTAAATAGCGAATATGAAAGTCAAGAGTTAAAAAATATTGTATCTAATAATAATGAACAAATGATTGCTAATGAATTGATGAATCGTTTTAGATTTTCAAATTTATTTTTATCAGTAAAAGATTTCAATCCTACAAAAAGTTTAGTTGAAAATCAAGTAATTTTTACCAAAGAATATGGAATAGATATTTTTGATTCCTTATTTAAAAATATGCTTATTTTTGATGAAAGTAATATTCAAAAACATAATTTAGATAATTATTATTCTATCAAAAATATTCAAGAAAAACTT
This Mesomycoplasma neurolyticum DNA region includes the following protein-coding sequences:
- a CDS encoding PDxFFG protein — translated: MKKISDLKFRSKLLLSIGIITTFSTITIGSLIGYANNSDEVNGIKYPNNDLSNNFASIFKNNEIQAEVYILDPLKKEKVAFVNEDATQFWFAKDKETKYNFDDFFKKYFEIYNDEFVLEVKYSSFSFFNEYVLAVRPKEFIKFTKWFMKEVAWGPDLVTLDSFSIVKGVKVNGNAITLGSHTTLRKEENKIEFYPDAFFGSLPIYSQLSGDNNWNERLTTDVFSEAQTKEKIDDLISSIPLISTIANSSNYKFSFLGIAIPKKLKNQELYLVKNKNNNDYLFLDFDKKPTVDEFNKYLKNKNQNEKQYDFNDIKKYIISSTEAKSEELEYDEKDNTKKINASFLALTLEEIDEIKNIKINNNKIRISLDENYLSSTSLVNYEVLKKYHDKQIEHFLDFYDVKEHKGKTLFSYVSPSSSKQWFFKSKLKAINTLKELKDYSKITEEQKKHFKFLKINDIFVQDSILTIKLIDNENEKNEQILKFDSKNMSDDDQELFEQFKLSIGYNGSLNPITLSYGPEEKNIFNKYGEEQKGLNSRYYNIYVERYSNLLEKITKKYPHILRKSNGPHIVKKINDKGFYEYTIQDGEHHSFKPDDRIGLALILGALDEKFDGFSYDFLKYVSAHEYGHHFTLDQIKNLNSVKNSIILGAIDPRTGLSDDSFYSKYALNNYLKARSTLDFTTSHALGHETSDSSYIKFKFLTKNGEWKTETKDEVWGSSKKNATAIDISKNKSRRFLQTWKGIEEAAKIRGVKISDLFLANSLDENSGTLNPTIGGENKIIYTSKENNENKKQWEVVDAKKIISELKDGVGNPILNAVKFKGNNVNNFDLEIVQIVDNKAVKINLFDRDGNPLINVPLNEDLDDATKEYIKSETKKISNIIKSIVVLEWNESGWDRLDTKIGGKIEFTSKYLLPPPNNWLIPREENWKYDLFDYEIKTRTRNNNVVPKDAYGFNNAILESRTSSNYYSAFNLNKESYAFNDDQNKNDKISKQNSLFNNAYVFSSSSEKATEGIVGAWWQYFLSVNDSGKVFAFVEKNKNNNYEIKEKFTFPLNDSSKFLKNLHDSSSDPTPWPKILQQILKNENLAKFQKNIHTEIIKSLESENGIFKFVNQNNQIIDFGEFLLNKKTLSKDELKNKYATSFEKIILYNYENIFNIQNNFYNSFVKKYHLKVDGEAYISLAFDSLNELLNFSSIDYSKAKIENIEFKNNKEEYIINWDINYVKTKFDLEEFKKGVLNSEYESQELKNIVSNNNEQMIANELMNRFRFSNLFLSVKDFNPTKSLVENQVIFTKEYGIDIFDSLFKNMLIFDESNIQKHNLDNYYSIKNIQEKLKEFIISMISNNRDQDEILELIDTQDLYKFIGNIFVSTFRNDVAIYQFYKGTPSQDFVQYAETKIENQVKDKFSDYVYNIAETLTRDFVQITYKASANEFDKLSTFITGINEEGTSLDYVVDAVSLKSINDKFIDLEKFDNYIVNGMKAQKADEYIKKISPEILQNSYLIDKNLEITDSLKKNLKRVDLSASEKEKINSELEEIINNIKKIYKKNNLIIKNNVDELYPVFLDEKWAQIHNGSQNRNKYFGKFITKSNGFVKDMLIKEKVDMHFYDKDLNEIHDDTIRLKDWDGNKITSRPKAFFVSQILNFGAGNRNISGIFRKKSNDAVALYGFMKNEDAKKIKYIKFYDEFTKKPIYIKFNTEKTNNLFYLKKQSDLKSKVTLEDLGYTTWISDYVIMGKYRDGHLKPKHKYTIEFVDENYNLVTKAILGDLEAVTENGKTSDQAPIQIFKDKNNNNATTIQINHQFRVSN